From the Candoia aspera isolate rCanAsp1 chromosome 3, rCanAsp1.hap2, whole genome shotgun sequence genome, the window TAACCAGTTAAACTAAACAAGTCCCGCATACCTCACAAAGCTGACGGATACATTGCTGAATGAATGTTTTGTCATGAAGTGGTCGAGGATCCTTGATTTTCTCCATACTTCCAAATGTACCATATTGGCTGTTCCGTAAGCTCCCAGGGCCACTAGTCCTAGAACTCAAACCACACAATGTGCATCCAAGTTAACTATGGCATTATTAATTTTATCTATGCAAAATTATGTAGACATGGAAAATGCCGTTTATAATAATGAATGAGACTTAAAGAGTGGCTTAATGGCTATTAAGTCTGTCATACCAAAGTCTTCCAGCTCAGTAACAGAATATTGGGAATATAAGACCGGGCAGTACAAATTTCACCAATTTGAGGACTATAGCAGACTTTGCATATGTTAAGGGCCCACTCCAAAAACGGCCAGGGCATATTTTTGGAGGGTCCCACCAATTCTCCAAAGCTTTGGAGGCTACAAAAGGGTTACTGGCAGGTTCTACACAATCCCTACAGTTTTTTTCACTCCTGGTATAAGGCTTTCCTGCACTTAAGAACTATCCAAGTCCTTGATGCTCTTTCTAATCCTTTATTCTATTGGAATAAAGCATTCATCTACACTGAAAGTGATACTGAAAGAATTTAGTGTTCAAGTTAATCCTACTAAGTGAAAGCCTCACTAACAATGCTAATTACCTTTTGCCAAAAAAACTGGTTTTCCTTTCTGATGTCCCTGGTGCATGCTTTCCCACACTCTGCTTTCCAAAAGTTGTCCTTCTCTCTTgccttgaaaagaaaaaattgtAGAATTGTgcaaattactaaaaaaaaacccacacaaaacTGAAGCCTTCTTCTTATGCCATCCAATAAGGTCATCTGCTGTTTAATTTTTCCCACATAATCCCATTTTTACTGTGGTCTACTCCTTAATGTGTATATACCTTTTCTACTATAGTTTACTGcatgtgtacatgcacacacaaagaaCAGATCATACTTCAATGCTAGTCTAAACAAAATAGTGAATTTGTCTAATTACTCATTTTTGCATATAAAATACATATGTATGTGCCTTTAAGAGTAACAGGCAAAGTAAAGTGGCACTAGTATTTTCAACAGGCATACTTTGGAAATGTAAAAAGTCAGGTAAAGGAATGCCACCTCAATTAAAGGAATCTGAGTGTCTTACGGTTGGGGTGTATGAAGTCCTGTCTTGTTAGTATCCTGCACCCTGAGCGGCTGGATGGATTGCCGGCAACTGATACGACTGGTACTTGAGCTACGCCTCATTGTTGTAGGGAAAACTGTAATACAGAAGAACACTGTGATCTTTAGGTAAGCTCGTAGGAGAAGGGAGAGTAGATAAGGCTATGTCCAGGGCAGCAAAGGATTGGAGTGGATGGGTGGCAAAGCCTCTGCTGATAAGCTACTGGAAAGAGATGAGAGGAGAAAAGCCCTCTGCTACAAAGCAAGCTCTTTCCCGCTCCTGCCCCGCCCCCCCACAAAAAGGTGATTTCTGAAAATTAGGAAGAGAAAAAGGTTTGAAAAGGCTTTAAGCCTTTTGCtctctggaagaaaagaaatggagtgCCTTTGCtgaacctttctttttttttttttcctggatggaATAAAGctcaaaaaggggggggggggcttctggcTTGCTCTTCAGAGGGAAAGAGGAGGGCTGCAACCATGAACGCATTTATCTGGTGGTGCACTGAGGAAACACACTCAGACTTACTTCGAAGTAAAAATGAACCAGCATATGtgatttaaaattaactttttcttTAGGAACAGAAAAGAGCTGGGGATTCTCCTCTcatgaagggaaaggaaaagaaatgtgtgACGGCGGCTTTAAttgatgccctctgaacagtcactcatgcccttgtcatcccccatatagactattgcaatgcattctacatggggctgctcttgaagagtatttggaagcttcagccggtccagaatgcagctgcgcggacagtCATCGGTGctgcaaaatcagcccatgtgacaccactgttatgcgagctgcattgggtaccagtttgcttccaggtccaattcaaggtgttggttattacctttaaagccctacatggcaggggacaagggtacctgagggaccgtctcatccccataacattgacccgccccattcggtcaggcagggagggcatcaGCAAAgaaatttcatctggcagggtccaggaggcgagccttttctgcagtggcacccgccctttggaatatcttgccctgggagttgagacgggtctcctcactcctggacttctggaagaaattgaagacctggttctgcagccttgcttggggtggggagagcgatagttccacctgggggtggctggcgccatagcaccccttaccGATTATGGTTCCAcctccgcttggattttatatttattttcctatttatatttttaactataacttaggtggatatgtttttacctttattttattgtaaaccacccagagtcccccgctgggggaaaatgggcggtgatataaatttaaataaagaaataagataATTTGTCCTCCGAGAAAAAGCAGAGGAGCACTACTACCTGGTAAAATTCAAACTAGCTCACAGACCGCGCCTTGGTTCCGCAAGAAGAGCATTTATATATTCAACCGTCGTCATCTCTCCGAAACCGACCAAGCTGGAAAAAAAGTGCAGCGGCCGACCTCCGTCAGATAGTAGTAACATATTCACCTGTAATGGCAGTACTTCCCTAGAAGCTTTCCCCGCTGCGTCGCCACTCGCCACCCTTTCTCACTCTGTCGCGGCCCCgcttttcccttgttttcaaaATCACCCGCCAGTCGCAACGTCATGACGATTTCCGGCTAACTGAAAAGAGCGGAAGAAGCCGACGGGAATATAAGAACGTCACTTCCTTCAGAAACAAGAAGTTGCTTTCAGGAGAAAATGTCTGGAGGGGTACAGTCGCGTTCAGTCTCTATGATTATCTCTGGGTTTCCACCGATTGTGAATTCCGGAGCCGCTCGCTGGCTGTGCATTACAGACGGCAAGGTGGCTTCTCTCTTGTGAGCGaggtttcttcttcttccctgtcGGAGTAAGGAGAATAGGTCCAGCTGGCATGTTACAGGCTGATGTCTGTCCTTCGCGGGCTCTCTGAGCGCGGCCACTCGAGTCCGCGACGGGGCAGAAATCGTGGCTCAGGCTACGCGATCCACTCAGCGCGATCGAAAATGCACCGTTCACTCAGAAACTCTTTTGAATTCAGCAAGATTTACTTATAACTATTACTTAGGGTAAGACTGCAAGAAAGAACCCAGCTCCAATTTCATCTCCAGGGCTTCCCTGGATAGTTGTAGGAGGCTGCTGTAGTGCAAGAGGGGACTGATAACTTGACTGATAGATCTGCTATGGCTATTCCAGAATTATAACAAGATAGTGTACCTAAAGCACTGAGCTCTCTCAGATATATTAATCTAAATGTTGTTATAATAATTGTCCAAATTCTATAAGCAAAATTAACTTCTGTTTGCTCACTCCATGGTTTGATATGTTCAGGACTATTGTCTACTTATGggcaattatttttatatttttaatttgaatCTTATCCTATGATAGAAACCAAATTCTACTGTTATATCTACTAATATGGATTTTAAACTTGCATCTTGGCTGTGTGCATTTAAAATCCTTACTTAAAAGAATTGGTAGCTACAGGAACAGTGAATGATGTGTGTCACAGTATAGAATCTCATATATCAACAATTTTTCACTGTTAAAAGTATCTGGAGTATCTAttctttatataatattttttttctttttgtcatgcAAAATACCTTACAAACCTTATCATCCATATATATTGGATACATGCCTCATCAGAATACAGGAAAGTATGTTCTCATAGGCTTTAGGAATAGCCTGAACTTTATTGAGTGAATTTCTTAAAGTATAAACTGCCATTTCTTAAagtggcatctttttttcaggctcacacagaTGCCTGAAAATGGTCAGGCTCTTGAACAgaagagaggtgctgtgctcacaGGAATGTCTAGTAAACGTTCACAGAATTGAATTAAAATACTTGACATTTGAGTAAACTAATGGTAAATGCAGCAAATTTacttctttgggttttttttacaccAGGGAATACAATTTTTAATACATCATTTGGAAGAATTGTGCCTTGGAAACAATGTCAATTGTATGTTATCTGCCAGCTGGCTGGATGCTAGATCATCTCTCCTTCATAAATAAATCTGGATACTATTTTTGCCACTCCCTTGAGCATTTGGCCCAGGATTCTTTTGACAATACTGTTATCCCTGCTTCCTCAGGTACAGTTCTGCTTCCCATAAAATCATGTACAAAAGGTTTTGTTCCTGAATTTAGAAACTCAGGAGAAAAATCTGATCAGATGGTAAAGCGATACATATTTCGGGAAGAATTTTTTAACATACTTAAGCCCCATATTGCTGCAAGCTTCCAAATGGAAAGGCATGGCAGGACTAATCTAGAAACTAGTGAATCAGAACAGCAGAAGAGTGCCAAGGACAACAAGCCTGTTATTACAGTTAAAGCTAAAAAGGTAGAGTATAAAGATAAGTTTcttatatatttacatacatttgTGTGCTGCAAAATTGGCCTGAAATGAAATTGCTGATTCATTATAAAATAGTTAGATTGCTACTTTTGCAGCCCAGCAGTGTGCTCTGTAGACTATTGGTAATAAGCAATGTACAAATCTTACATGCTTTCAGCATTTAATAAACCTTTGGTAAAAGAAATCAAGTAAATCTAATTTTAGCATGTGCTAATAAAGTTGTATTATTTTAGTGAATTTATAGATAACAATGGTCCTGTTCTAAAAGGACCATACTAGTAGTTCACTGGGTAACATAGCATTAATACGTGTCTTATGCTCATACTATCATACGTGTTTGCGATCCCTGAGTTGTAATCTTAGAAGAAATTTAACTTTTAATGCTGGTTTCCTTATGTGGCAATTTCTCTTTCAAGAAGCTACATTACCTGactttctttctctgttgagACATGAATGGTGACACATCTGATAATAGAAGTGAGATATTCTTTCCCATCAGTCCTTTGAAAATCCTATATTTCCACTATAGCCAATGGTTTAGAATAAAaagggtgctgaaaaaactgtagTTTCCCTTCAcacaccttgttgttgtttattcattcagtcgcttccgactcttcgtgatttcatggaccagcccacgccagagcttcctgtcggtcgtcaacacccccagctcccccagggacgagtccgtcacctctagaatatcatccatccatcttgcccttggtcggcccctcttccttttgccctccactcttcctagcatcagcatcttcacaCACCTATCACTCATTTATTCTGGATCACCCTCCCACCATCTGGTTCTCTCTGGATATACAGTATTAATACTACCGGGTCTAGGAAAATGTAGCATCAACATTTCTGGAAGGGATCAGGGTAAGAAACACTAGTCAGATAATATCACTTCCCCTAGAGTCATAATTTTCAttatctccagccagcattggcTGTGGATTATGCGAGTTGTGTGTGAGCTCATCTGGAGGGTACTGCATACTAGAGAAAGATATCTTAGGTAAtcagcattacaggtagtccttggttaactatggtaattgggactggaatttccattgctaagtgatgtggttgtaaagtgcgatgtcatgtgactgcatctcttactgatggcaatcctggcagtccccattgctgtcgtTAGATGAGGACTCCCCCTGATCTAAGCCATTCCCGGCTTGGTCTCTCCCAGCCCGAAGCCTCGGTAAGGAACTGTCTCCTCTGCCTTCTCTTCAActcctgcctatctccccctatTTGGCTGCCCAGCTACCCACTGCGCCTGCTGCCCCCATTGCATGCCACACCACACACCACTACTGTACTGGCCAGGGTTTTCTTTTGTGCTGCCTTTTGTGCCAGTACAGCTGGGGCTTCTCTTGTGCCTCACCCAGGGCCTTCTTTTGTGAAAGAAGCCCAGCATGTGAAAGAAGGTACCTGCAAAccaaaagcaagaagaaaattcCCTAAAATTAACATTTCCCAAAGAACAGGAAGAGTAGGAGATAAAGAAAGATCACAGAGGAAATTCCTAACTATCTACATCCCACTGCAACTTAGGGCCAGTAGATTCTGAGATTCTGAGAAGCACTGCCACCATCACATGGCCAACCGCATTAGGTTGCAGGTTGTGCACCTATGAGGTCTATTTGCTGTttactgaaatatatatttagttgtcttttattttatttatttgttttctatcccgcctttattatttttataaataacttaaggcggcaaacataccaaatattccctcctccccctattttcctcacaacagcaaccctgtgaggtgagttgggctgagagagagtgactggcccaaggtcacccagccggctttcatgtctaaggcgggaccagaactcacagactcctggtttctagcccagcaactTGACtgctagaccaaagtggctctctagaTAGTCTGTCAAATTGAAGGAATGCAAGCTCGTCACAAAATCCACCTTTTTACCATATACAGAATGTAGCAACTTTTAATGCTTTTGAGTGGTAATCTCGCTAACATGTATGCTCATTTTCAACTTTAGAAACGAAAAATCAATGAACTTAATCATGGTGAAAGTGATATCTTAGAGTATCATTTAAAGGTAAGTTAGAAGAGTAATAATGTGAAGGTAACCATTTGTTTTTGTGACATATGCTTATTTTATGAAATGTTCAGTGTTAGAGAGACTTACTTTGTATGTTGAAATAAAAGCTGAATTCACACTTTGTGTTAAGTTAGAATGTGGATTGTTAATTATGGCTTAAtacattgtatgaacccagcgtTGCTTAGTGCAAACCAtgttaaaatcataaatactgaaATCTTTTTCTTGGAAAATCCTGATAAAGATGTTTTAGCTGCAGTTTCTACTATAAAGTGCACTCTTTTGCTGTTCTAAAAATAATGAGTATATATTGGTAAACGTTAGGCGATTCTAATCTCCTGGGAGAGAAATCAATACAGGGTAATGAAATAGTTTTTCAAGGGGAAATAGTTAATTAATCACCCAGCTGTGATCATTAGGAAGTAATATGCAAAGAGGATATGTTTCATTTAAAGCCTTACTAATGCTTTGCCTACAGTGGGCAGATTGGTGTTTCAGCCATATTTTAGTATGGAAAAGTCACTATAAATGATATTTCAAAAAGTAGAACAGAGATACTGCAAGtcaattattttgaaatgtcaGTAAAGATTGCAGTGACAGGTCTAGATAAAATATTAAAGTGGCAAGATATCACACTACCAACAAAGGTATGTATTATCAGGGCCACGGTTTCCCCAGTTGTaacatggctgtgaaagctggaccagcagaaaaattgaagaaggaaaaatgggtgCCTTTAAGTTGTGCTGCTAGAAAAAAATGTTGAGAATACTCTGGGTTATAGGGAGAACAAATATTTAGTATTAGATGAAGTGAATCCAGACTTTACTGCAAGCATTAATAATGAAACTAAACTTTAAATATTTGGGGCACAAAATATGAAAGTGAGAGTTATTGGAGAAGACCCAGgtgcttggaaaaatggaaggcaattgaaaaagaagcCAACATAAACCAAGGTAGCTAGATACTCTCACTGGTGACACAAGTATACAAACTCAAAGAAGCAAGTACTGACAGTCATGTTGAAATGATATCCATTGGATGCAAAGCCTCAGAAGTTActgaatgattaaaaaacaatagCAAACCCAGTAAAAAAGAGGTAGTGTGAAACTTCCTTAAATAAAAATTCCTTAAATTCTTCTTTTGTAAGTGGTAGTGCAGACATACTCTATTTACTGTGACTAAAGCCATTTCCCCATTACTGACTTTTAATATCTTGATAGCATCGTCCAGTCGTcgctgaagtgatataaagcctaTCCTAATCACTATTTTGGCATAACAGTGGTTAGATGACTCTAGAATATACTTTAAGTTACTAGTTTCTCTCTGACTTAAGAGATTATGCATGGGCCAGAGTATGCTGTACTTTTAACCACAATTAGTCATGTGAGCAGTGGCTGATTTCAAATGCTAGAAAAACCAGAACTCTTGTTAACTTTAATTGTGTTTCACATCAGTGGCAGATGCAGCTTTAGACAGTAGGGAATTATTTGCTTCTGTGAGGGTACATGAAGTCATGATTTGTTAATCACAGCCGAAAGAATATATTCTGAATAATATATGTGCTGAgccataatgtaatttgtttggtttttgcttaGCATTATGATAAAGCCACTTCTTATGGCTTAGTATTATGATACTTAGTATGATTTTGTTTTTTCACTATTCTTATTTATAAACCATGAGTTTATTACATAGGTTGATGGGTAAATATCTTACTTAACAAACTGTGTAGCTAAGCCATGGCTAAGTGCGATGTATGAATGCAGTTTGGCTTGTTCTACAGAGGAAAATGCTCTTGTTATGTGTAAATTAAGCCTTTTAATGGTGCTGGTTGTTAATTGGCTTTGTTTCTTGATCTTGTGCATTCCTAAATACCgtgaatattttgttgttttatttccttttcaaattgtaAATTAAGCAGTAATGATTCCGTAAGGGACTCAAGGTGAGTGGAAGATTGCTAATATAATGAAATTTATTGTAATGTGAAAACATCCATCTGAAGGATTCATAAcattctcctttgaaataatttataaGGTGAACAAACCTGAAAGCATTGTATGCTTAATGCTTAGATTGTGCAGTCGTTAATTCACACAAACTTACAAATAAATTGTGAAATCTATATGTTTCAAGCaatttccttttatcttttattgctgTACAGATCAGTGGCATAATTTTGGATGGGGCCAGATGTTTAATCCAGGAAGCACGCAGGAGTGGTTTCCTTCAGCCTAGTTCTACAGAACAGTTTTGTGCCAAGACCTCTGACAGAGGGCACAGTGATTGCAGTTTGGCTGAGCTGTGTGAGATGGCCAAGAGTTTCGTTCCTTTGAATGAAAGAGAGCAAAAATGTGCAAGAGACAAGGAAACCTCTGTCCCAGAACAAGTTCAGTTAACCTGTGTTACTGAAAATAATACAAACAATGCAAAGATGTTAACACTAATGGGACAGGAGTACTTGTTTCCCCCCAGAAGTGCATTTCTTTTATCAGATATTTCATGTATGCAGCCACTTTTGAATTGTAAGTACGTATCTTAGTAAAATTATCTACTTGTTCAACAATCCCTAAATACTTTTCTATAGtggttttatgtatattttaataaggAATTGAAAGATACCTGTCTATCTGCTTGAACAATTTGATTTGAGCAGCAGTATTTTGCCTTGATATAAGcaaaatattgtatttatctCTGTATAATGAATAACCAACTTTCATGGTCCATTTCCTTAGGTATAATTTATGCTTGGAAAATAACTGTCTAATATATAAGTTCTAGAACAAAGTCTGCCTTGATATGGTACATGTGAAGCTGTCAATTTCATTTCACAGGCAATCATTATATGGAATTGAGCCATCAGCTAAGTACAGCTTTACACCTAAAGCAATGGGGTTGATATAAACTTAAAAGAGCAGATttctttctatatatttattgttttaaaatgcaggGAAAGATCACACTTTCACTTCTTTTGAAAGATGTAAGTATTAGGTGCTTAAAATATTGGAAGCACTTTCATAATTTCAAAGAATTGTTATTGCAATTAATgaagaatatttcttttttctagctAAAAAAAAGTATGGCATAATTGTTATAGATCCACCTTGGGAGAACAAGTCTGTTAAAAGAAGCAATAGGTATGATTTCCCATgaatgtgtatttttatataaattatgtCATCTGGCATGTTACGGCTTTATCGGTATAATAAGAGAGGAATTTGCAACAGGGTTTCTGAACGTATCACAAAGTTTGTTGTGTATCAGCTAAGGGCATCCTAACAAGTTTTTTTATGGTTGGAATTCTCAAATGTCAGAGGTTATAATGGTTAGCATTTATTAAATGGAATTATTCTGTTAAAATGCATAAAACTAATAAACCAGTAGATTGCCATAAtttgggattattatttttatgggaatatttcataaacaaaaatattaatttaagagTATTGTAATATAATTCTGGGCTGATTTGATTGGAAACATGCAGGttataaataccataaataaaacttta encodes:
- the METTL4 gene encoding N(6)-adenine-specific methyltransferase METTL4 → MSIVCYLPAGWMLDHLSFINKSGYYFCHSLEHLAQDSFDNTVIPASSGTVLLPIKSCTKGFVPEFRNSGEKSDQMVKRYIFREEFFNILKPHIAASFQMERHGRTNLETSESEQQKSAKDNKPVITVKAKKKRKINELNHGESDILEYHLKISGIILDGARCLIQEARRSGFLQPSSTEQFCAKTSDRGHSDCSLAELCEMAKSFVPLNEREQKCARDKETSVPEQVQLTCVTENNTNNAKMLTLMGQEYLFPPRSAFLLSDISCMQPLLNSKKKYGIIVIDPPWENKSVKRSNRYGFLSHWQIKGIPVPALAAPNCLVVTWVTNRQKHLRFVKNELYPHWSIHGAVEWFWVKITKSGEFVIPLDSLHKKPYEILVLGRVQGNTDVPLRLSEDEELPAIPDQKLIVSVPCTLHSHKPPLSEILKEYTKPDVECLELFARNLQPGWTSWGNEVLKFQHLDYFTALQDNSD